A stretch of DNA from Verrucomicrobiia bacterium:
CCGAAGCCGCGTGCCACCATCACCTCGCATCCGCATGAAGGAAAATGGGTGTGGTATCTCGGTGGCGAAATCGCCGAGAAGGGCGCGCAGATGAATGACGAAGACACGCTCAAGCGCGCTAAGTCAGAGATGGAGAGCATTTTCCCTTCGGTGAATTGGGATGAAGTCGAGTGGGCGTGCTTTGCGATCGATCGCGCAGAGCCGCGTGATCCGAAGGGGCAACTGCCGCCGGAGCCGCGATTGCTGACGAAGGGTAGCAGTATCATCGCGTGGCCGACGAAGCTGGTTTACGCACCGTTGCTGGCGGATAAAGTGATCGCAGCGATGGAAAGTCAGGGCATTGAAAAAACTGCCACGACAGCATCACTGGATTTGCCTGCGGCGGAGATCGGCAAGCTGCCGTGGCAGCAGAATCTTTCATGGAGGCGCGTGTGAGCAAGGTGCCGCAACGTCAGTTCGGGAAATTGGATTTGCATGGCAGTGTCATCGGTCTTGGCACGGTGAAATGGGGGCGTAACCAGAAGGTGAAGTACGCGCCGTTTGAGTTGCCCGCCGATGAAGCCTTGATGCAATTGCTGGATGCGGCGGAAGCGCTCGGCATAAATGTCATCGATACCGCGCCCGCCTACGGCATTTCCGAAGAGCGCGTAGGCAAGTTGCTGCAAGGGCGACGGGAGCGATATCTGCTGATGAGCAAGGTGGGTGAGGAATTCACGAATGGTGAATCGCATTACGAATTCACAGTTGAAAGTGTGGAACGAAGCATCACGCGGAGCTTGAAACGCTTGCATACGGATCGGCTGGACTTGGTGATGTTGCATTGCCAGCCGGATGACATGAGCGCCATCACGGGTTCACCGGCGTTGGAGACGTTGGCTAAACTCAAGACGAAGGGGTTGCTGCGTTACTACGGTGTTTCTTCCATGACGTTAGAGGGCGGCTTGAAAGCGTTGGAACTGAGCGATGCGGTGATGGTGGCATGGAATTTCGAGTATCGTGCGCAGGAAGAAGTCATCCGTCAGGCAGGCAAGCAAGGCAAAGCGGCGTTGCTGAAACGAGCCTTGCTTTCAGGAAATCTGCATCAGGCGAGCACGGGGAAAAATCTGGTGGAGACGTGTGTGCATGAGGCGCTGAATTTGCCGGAGGTTTCATCGCTCATCGCGGGGACGATCAATGTGGCGCATCTGCGGGAAAATGCAGAGGCGGCGATTAGTTGGCCTGGTAAGGTTTGAATTACTCTGTCGGTTCTTCGAGACGCATATCCGCCTGAAAGAATTTTACGACGGCTAGAGGCACATTGTCAGGGACTTCGTGTCCTCCCGGATGCACCAGTGCGAGCACCGGTGTGCCCGTCTTGGAACGATAGAGTTTTCCTTGGCGGCCCCATTGGCGGCCTGGCCCCTCGCATCCGTTCAACTTGCGCAAGCCCTCTACAGCTTCCATCTGATTATCGTATTTCACCAAAGCATCCTTGAGTCCGGAGATGCTCAACACGGGTTTGGGCTTGAGCTGGGGAATCATCCGGTTTGCGTTAGGCGCCGCCGCCGGAGCGACCGCCGCGAGCTTGTCTCCGCGTGCCGCCCACAACACATAAGTGAATCCGCCACCGTTGGAAAAACCGGTCACATAGATATGCTTTTCATCCGCTTTGCCGGATTTGACCAACCGGTTCAGCACAGCGTCAAAGAATTTGAGATCACGATCGCCGTAATCGCCCGGCTTGTTCTGCCAGCCGGGCTTCTTGCCCTCGGGGTCTCCGGCAGAAGCCGTCGCCAATCCTTGCATATGTACAGAGATCGCCTCCGGCCAGTTCTTCGGCATGGTGAACTGCTCCAACGCCCGCTGAGATGAACCGCCATGCCCGTGGAACACGAACACCACGGGAGCTGGAGCTTTCGAAGCTCCGGCAGGGATAAAGATGACTGCTTCACGGGCCACACCTTCGATGGTGAAAATCTCGCGATGAAAGAACTGGCGCATCCCTCCCTTCTCTGCCGACCACGCTGCATGAGTGAAGAAACACGCAGTCAGGAATAAAATCCTGAATGTAAAAGGCAAAAACCGGGTGAATATCATATAGCCCTGCCCGGCGGAAGACCAAGACACCCGACGGGTAGTTTTAGGATGGAAGCACTTTTAAACGGCTTGGGCAATATGGAATCCCGCCGCTTCGGGCGGAACAGCTTTTAAGCATTAGCGGAGTGCAACACATCTCGGGAGGCAATCGGCGACCTCCACGATCATTTCGTGCGGGCTTCAAGGAAGGTTTTCAGCTCTTGCGCAGCTTTGCCGCCGAAGCCGGGGACTTCGGCGATCTGTTCCAAGGTCGCCATACGAAGACGTTGCACGGAACCGAATTTCTTTAATAGAGCGGACTTACGGGCCTGACCGATACCGGGGAATTCATCCAGAATACTCTCGGAGATCTTCTTGATACGAAGCTGGGCGTTGTAAGTGTTCGCGAAGCGGTGGGATTCATCGCGCACGCGTTGCAGTAATTTCAACGCCCCTGTGTCGTGGCTCAAGCGCAACGGTTCGGAAATGCCGGGGCGATAAATCTCTTCGTATTCCTTCGCGAGACCGATGATGGGGATGCCTTGCAGGCCGAGTTTGGCGAGTTCTTCACAGGCGGCGTTGAGCTGGCCTTTGCCGCCGTCGATTAGGATAAGGTCGGGAAGTTTCGCTTTGCTAGGTGGCTTGGGCACCCACGGGGCGTTGAGTTCTTCCGATGGCTCGAGAGGTTGAACATCCGCTTCGGCAGATCCATTTTCAGCAGGAGTTTCCGGCGACAGGATTGGTGGTTCGCCAGTGGAACGCACAGCCGCGGCATCTTGGTTTTTCTTCGCGCGTTTGCCCTGCCAGGCATCGCTAACGTCGTCTACGGCGCGTTGGATCTCGTCTTTGCTCGCGCCTCCGCCGGTGTCGGGTGTTTTTTCTTCGGCAGGGAGCGGTTCGCCTTTGATCTCTTTCAGCAGACGCGAGTATCGGCGCTGGATCGTTTCGGCCATGCAGGCGAAGTCGTTTTGTTCCGTCACCGTCTTCATCTTGAAGCGACGGTAGTTCGAGCGATCGGGGCGTCCGTGCCAGAAGCTCACCATGGAAGATACCATGAATGTGCCGCTGATGTTCGAGATGTCGTAGCCCTCGATGCGCTCCGGTGCCTTGGCAAGGCCGAGGAGGCGGCCCAGCTCGCGCATGTCCGCTTCGGGATTGATGGCTACGGGCAGCTTGTAAGGGATGCGCTCGAACTTCTCGGTCTTCTGAGTGGTGCGTTTGAGATCGGCGATGAGATCGCGCAACTGCGCGGCCTTCTCGAAATCCAATTTAACGGCTGCATGCTTCATCTCCTTTTCCAGCTCGCCCAACATCTCGTGACATTGGCCGTCAAGGAAGTCACAACCCGCAGTGACTTGGAGGAGATATTGTTCGCGCGTGACGTTGCCAATGCACGGTGCAGTGCAAACTTTCAGGTGGCCGAAGAGGCAATGCTTGTAATCAGATTCATTCGGCGTGAGCGGACGGCAGCCGCGCAGATTGAATTTATGACGGACGAGATTGAGCGTGCGCCGCATGGCTCCTGAGTTCGGGAAGGGGCCGAAGTAGCGCGCGCCATCATCATGTTTCTGGCGCGTGAGCGTGAAGCGCGGGATGGGATCGTTCAGGTTCACCTTCAGCATGATGAACTGTTTGTCATCGCGGAAGCTGATGTTGTAGCGCGGATGAAATTCCTTGATCAGCTTGCTCTCGAGCAGCAGCGCCTCGGGCTCGCTCTTCACGATGTGCGTATCGAAATCGTGGATGGCATCGACGAGCGCATTGAATTTTAAATCCCAGCCCATGCGGCGTGAGGGATGGAAATACTGGCTCACGCGTTTGCGGAGATCGCGCGCTTTGCCCACATAGATCACCGTGCCGAAACGGTCCTTCATCAGGTACACACCCGGTTTATGGGTGACCTGGCTCAGTTTGTTCCGTATGTGATCCGTAACGGGCACAGGGATAGTTTACTGGATGGGCGCGGATGTGCAAATGGCGGAATGCTCAACGATCAGAAGCGAACGGGATATCATTGGTAGCCACCGTTACCTTGCCCGGAAAGACATTGGTCTGATACATGCGCAAGCGGGTATAAGCGGCGGGCGGATCGGTGAACTCGAAGATGATCTGTTCATCCGTCAACCGGTTGGCGCCGGATGTGCCGACATTGATGGAATGAAAATTCACCACCCGTTGTAGACCGAAGTGCTCCTGTCCGGAAGCGGTGATCAGACTCAGCGAAAAACTCCCGTTCAAGTAACGCCGCTGTTGGAGATCATCCTCCGTGATCGGTTTGTTCAGCAGAACACCCAGCGAGTTCGTGCTGAGCGCAACGTGTATATACTGATAAGTTTTGAAGCGTGCAGGGACATGGTTTTTAAAAATCTGGTAGAATGCCATTTGTTGACGGTCCCCCATGTGGAAAACCAGATTGCTGCCGCGGACCGATTCGATCACCTCAAAATGGCCGCCGCCAGTCAGGGGGAATGTCGGTAATGGTTGATATGAAAAGGCGAACAACACGAGGATGCCCAACAGTAAAAGTGAGCCACCAATGATAAGATGTCTTTTGGTGTTGGGCATGGATTACTTTTTCAACCGCAGCTCGTTCGTGCGGTTCATCAGATAAAAGCGCAACGTTGGTTCAGGTCCCAAGGGAACCTGAATAACGCATACC
This window harbors:
- a CDS encoding aldo/keto reductase, translating into MAAESFMEARVSKVPQRQFGKLDLHGSVIGLGTVKWGRNQKVKYAPFELPADEALMQLLDAAEALGINVIDTAPAYGISEERVGKLLQGRRERYLLMSKVGEEFTNGESHYEFTVESVERSITRSLKRLHTDRLDLVMLHCQPDDMSAITGSPALETLAKLKTKGLLRYYGVSSMTLEGGLKALELSDAVMVAWNFEYRAQEEVIRQAGKQGKAALLKRALLSGNLHQASTGKNLVETCVHEALNLPEVSSLIAGTINVAHLRENAEAAISWPGKV
- a CDS encoding esterase, with protein sequence MRQFFHREIFTIEGVAREAVIFIPAGASKAPAPVVFVFHGHGGSSQRALEQFTMPKNWPEAISVHMQGLATASAGDPEGKKPGWQNKPGDYGDRDLKFFDAVLNRLVKSGKADEKHIYVTGFSNGGGFTYVLWAARGDKLAAVAPAAAPNANRMIPQLKPKPVLSISGLKDALVKYDNQMEAVEGLRKLNGCEGPGRQWGRQGKLYRSKTGTPVLALVHPGGHEVPDNVPLAVVKFFQADMRLEEPTE
- a CDS encoding excinuclease ABC subunit UvrC, producing MPVTDHIRNKLSQVTHKPGVYLMKDRFGTVIYVGKARDLRKRVSQYFHPSRRMGWDLKFNALVDAIHDFDTHIVKSEPEALLLESKLIKEFHPRYNISFRDDKQFIMLKVNLNDPIPRFTLTRQKHDDGARYFGPFPNSGAMRRTLNLVRHKFNLRGCRPLTPNESDYKHCLFGHLKVCTAPCIGNVTREQYLLQVTAGCDFLDGQCHEMLGELEKEMKHAAVKLDFEKAAQLRDLIADLKRTTQKTEKFERIPYKLPVAINPEADMRELGRLLGLAKAPERIEGYDISNISGTFMVSSMVSFWHGRPDRSNYRRFKMKTVTEQNDFACMAETIQRRYSRLLKEIKGEPLPAEEKTPDTGGGASKDEIQRAVDDVSDAWQGKRAKKNQDAAAVRSTGEPPILSPETPAENGSAEADVQPLEPSEELNAPWVPKPPSKAKLPDLILIDGGKGQLNAACEELAKLGLQGIPIIGLAKEYEEIYRPGISEPLRLSHDTGALKLLQRVRDESHRFANTYNAQLRIKKISESILDEFPGIGQARKSALLKKFGSVQRLRMATLEQIAEVPGFGGKAAQELKTFLEARTK